DNA from Christensenella timonensis:
CAATACGACAGCGACTATAACAAAATCAACGCCGAGCTCGGCGCGGCCGGAGGGTATATCGAAAATGAATCCTCCACGGCCGACGTTTCTTACGGCAGCAGCGCCAGCGGACGTTATACCACGATGACCATGCGCGTTCCCGTAGACAAATACAACGAATTCCTGGACAAGCTTTCGGGGATCGGCGAGGTGACCGGCAAGCAGAAGAATACCGAGGATTTTTCCGACCAGTATTATGACACACAGTCGCGTATCGAGCTGTTGGAGGGGCAGAAAGCCCGCCTGATGGCCCACCTGGCAAATGCGACGAGCACGGAGGACATCATCGCGCTCGAACAGGAGATCACCGACGTGATCTACGAACTGGACCAGCTCCAGGGCAACATGCGCAGGATGGATAACCTCGTCGACTATGCGACTGTCTCCATCACGCTCACGGAGCTCATCACCCCTGAAACGATCGGCAGCGACGGGCAGCCCCTCGGCGACCGCGCAAGCGAAGCTTTCTCCCTTTCCATGACGGGCGTAGGCGAATTCCTGGAAAACTTCGCCGTTGGCTTTATGGCAGCGCTGCCGGCCATCATCCTGATCGCGGTCATCATCGCCGTCGTACTGCTCGTATTAAAGCTGGTACGCTTCCTGATGGGCAAATACCGCACCAAGCATCCCAAAAAGGCAGCCGCGCCGCCGTATTACGGACAGCCATACCAGCCACAGCAGCCGTACGCGCCGCAGCACCAGCAGCCGGCAGCACCGGACGAAGCGGACAATGCGCAGGCTGGCAACACGGAAAACAAGACAGGCCAAAATTGATGCAATCAAAAAAGGAGCCGCTATGCGGCTCCTTTTCCTTCTTCAGGTTTCATTCCCTTCGCTGTGCTTTTTGGCGCGGATCCATGTTTCAAAAGTAGATTCAATCGCCCCCTGCGGGCATGCTTTTTTACAGGCGCCGCAGCGGATGCATTCCGCGCTGTTTGGGTTTTCAAACACCTTGATATCCAGCTTGCATGCGCTCTCGCACGCGCCGCACCCCGTGCATTTGCTCTCATCCACCTGCAGCCTGTATAAAGAGACCTTGTTGAACAGCCCATACACTGCTCCCAGCGGACATACATAGCGGCAGAACGGGCGGTATACCGCGATGGAGAGGATGATAAGCCCCGCGAGCAGGCTCACCTTCCACACAAAAAGGCCGCCTGCCGCCTGCTGCAACCCCGGGTTCGCCGCCACCAGCGGCAGCCCCGCCATCAGCGTTCCCGACGGACAGATATATTCGCAAAACCATGGCTGCCCCTGTCCGATAATATCCACCGCCAGCGAAGGCAGCAGGATAACGAAGCCCACCAGGATACCGTATTTTAAGAATTTTAACCATTTATCGCCTGGCAATGCCCGCAATTTTTTCACAAACGGTATTTTGAAAACCAAATCCTGCACCAGTCCAAAGGGACACAGCCAACCGCAGACCAGCCTTCCCAGCAGCGCGCCCGTGGCGAGCAAAAATCCGGCGATATAAAAGGTAAATTTGTAATCCCTGCTGCCCAGTACCGCCTGCAGCGCCCCGATGGGGCAGGATGCAAGCGCGCCCGGGCACGAATAGCAGTTAAGGCCGGGCACACACGCGTATTTTGTCGCGCCCGTAAAGATCGTCCCCTTTGTAAAACCCGCCATATAACCGTTTGTCAGCAGTGTGAAGGCGATTTGCACCGCCAGCCTGACGTGCGTGGCGATCCACGTAAAAAACCTAACCAATTCCAATACACTCCAGACATATATTGACCGCCTTGGTAAAGACGACCTGCGCTTCCCCCCGCATGACCCCGGCCACGATGAAAGCGATCCCGGCCGCAGCGAGTACGATCCACCATTTGTTTTTCATCTTACGCTTCCCCGTTTTCATCCAGCAAACCGTCTATGATCCTTGTCCACTCCTCTTTGCTGCGCGACCCGACGACGCTTTCGCCCACCTGTTTTCCGTATTCATCCACAAAAACAGTTTCGGGAACCATCGTCACGTCCTTCAGCTTTTTTAATATCATGGCGTTCGACGGGATCAGCTGCGTATAATCCGCGCCCGTTGCCGAAACGATCTCCTTTGCAAGATCGGCCTGCTCCTGTACTACCTGTCCGCTTTGGTCCGCCGCATCCGTCACTATGCCAACGACCTGGAAGCCCTTGCCTGCATATTCCCTGTTTATTTCGCCGAGATCAGGCATTTCCTGCAGGCACGGCTTGCAATATGTCGCCCACAGATTGACCATCGTCAGTTTATGGCCGGAAAAAACATCCTGCGTCACTTCGTTGCCCGCGAGATCCTGCGCCTTGAAATCCCCAAATACCGGGCCATCCGTTTTCTCTTTGGTATCTACCACGACCTCATGCGGCCCGCATGCAGCCAACAGCAAAACAGCAGCCAATATGACCGACAGTACGATCGTCATTTTCCGTTTCATTTTCTACTCCTTTCCGCGCCCACCAAGCGCGCTGTTCTTTCGTCTACACCATATAGTCTATAAGTTTGCAGTGCATGGGTCAAGTTTTTCCAAATAAAAACGGCGCGCCTGAAAACCGGCACGCCGTTTTTTGATTTTTTTAGGCAGTCAATGAATATCCCTGTCTCCGGAAGGTTTTGATCAGTTTCTTCGTATGGCCGTCATCAATCTTGGCCCGAAGGAACCTGATATATACATCCACAACGTTGGAAAAGCAATCGTAATCGCAATCCCATACGTGCTCTAACAGCTCTGCACGCGAAACGATTTTGTCCTTGTGCAGCGCCAGATACTTTAATACCTCGTATTCTTTCGCGGTAAGCGTAATCTCCTCATCCCCGCGAGATACGGAACGGTTGTCGATATCCACTGCCAGGTTATCAACCATAATACGCATATGTGTCTCATCCTTTCTTTTTAATATTGGCCCATATCGTATGTACGTCCATGATATTAATAATCCGTTTTCATGAATACTAATCAAAAAAAGGGCTTTCAATTTGTAAACTTTACATGAATACCCTTTTCTCTTGATATCTCTGTTTTTCGGGATTTTTCTTCCCCATTAGCCGCACTCAAGCTGTTCGGACAAACGTTCCACATAGTCCGTGGCCGGATTGTCCACGACCTCCTGCGGGCTGCCGTCCTGCACCAGCTTGCCCTCGTTCAGGATGATAAGCCTTGTGCCCAGCCGTACCGCCTCACGCAGGTCGTGGGTAACGAAAACGATCGTCGTACCCGTTTTCTCAAACACCCCGCTGATCGCATCCTGCAGTTGCCTGCGCGTGATGCCGTCTACCGCGCCGAACGGCTCGTCCATCAAAATCAGGCTGGGGTTTGCGGCCAGTGCGCGCGCAATGCCCACGCGCTGTTGCTGTCCGCCAGAAAGCTCGTTTACGTTTCGCTCGCAAAGCTCTTCGTCAAGCGCCACCATATCCAAAAGCTCCAACACCCGTTCCCTGCTCAAACGGTCTTTTTGCAGCCGCGGCACATATTCGATATTTTCGCGTACATTCAAATGCGGGAACAGCGCGCCGCCCTGTATCACATAGCCGATCGCGCGCCGCAGGGCGATCAGGTCGGTGTGCGCGGTGTCTTCCCCATACACGCTGACACTGCCTTCGTCCGGCAAAATAAGCCCGTTGATCAGCTTGAGCATGGTCGTCTTACCGCCGCCGCTGCCGCCCACCACGGTCACGAATTCACCTTCGCGGATCCCTAAATCCAGCCCATCGAGGGCATATTTTTCGTCGTAACGCTTCTTGGCGCCCTGAAAGGCGATCATTTCGCTGCCGGTCATAAAAGCCCTTTCTGCTCCAGGAACTCGCGGGCTACGTCCTTTTCGTCTTCCTTGTTGTTTTCCACACGGTAATTGAGCTCCGCCATCTCTTCGTCCGTCAGGATCCCGTCCATCTTCATAAGCACCTCACTAAGCTCCGGGTGCGCTTTGAGCGTGTCCTGCCGCACGATCGTACCGCAATAATACGACGGGAAGAAGCCCTTGTCGTCCTTTAGCGTCTGCAAATCGTACACATTCAGCATGCCATCCGTCGTGAACGCGTTGATCACCTGCACATCGCCATTGCCGATCGCCTGGTATTTCATGCCAATATCGATGTCCTTCGTATCCTTGAAGTTGAGTCCGTACGTTTCCGTAAGCGGCGTATAACCGTCCGCCCGCTCATAAAAATCATACTCCGCGCCAAACGTCAGCTCCGGCGCGATCGCCGCCAGGTCGGAAAAGCTTTCAATGTTATTCTGTCCCGCAAATTCTTTTGTCACTGCGAGCGTAAAGGTATTGTTAAAGCCGTAAAGGCCCACCCACGTAAGGCCGAACTGCTGCTCGTACTGCTCCTTGAGCTGGGCATACATCGCATCCGCGTCCTTTTCGGGATCGTTTTTCAGTATGTCCGACCAGGCTGTTCCCGTATACTCCGGGTACAGGTCGAAATCCCCCTTCACGATCGCCGGATGGATATTGCCCGTTCCGCCCGCGATGCCTTTTGTGATCTCCACCTTAAGGCCCGTATCCTTTTCGATGAGCGCAGAAAGCATCTCGCTCAAAATAAATTGTTCGGTCATCGGCTTAGTCGCTATTTTGATGGTGTCGGCGCTGCCGCCCGAACATCCCGTAAGCCCCAATACCCCCAACATACATATTGCAAGTACCAGAGCGATCCATTTTTTCATTTTGTTTTTCCCCCATTGATTTTTTTGTAAACGCGCTTTTCAAAAATTCCCGCAACAAGGTCAGCCAGCAGCGCCAGCGCCGCGATCAAAAGGCTTCCCGCCACCGTCATCGCGAGGTTGTTCGTCGTGATCCCACGGTAGATGGCCACGCCCAGGCCCCCCGCGCCCACAAAGGAAGCAATACCGCACAGGGCGATGGTCATGACGATCATATTGCGCGCACCCGCCAGAATAACGGGCAGCGCCAGGGGCATCTTCACCCGGAACAGCAGCTGCATATTCGTGCTCCCCATCCCGCGCCCCGCCTCGATAATAGCGGGCGGTATATTCATGATCCCCGTATGCGTATTGCGCACCATTGGCAGAAGGCCGTAGATCGTAAGGGCGATCACCGCAGTGAGGTCTCCGATGCCTGTCGCCGGGATCAGGAACCCGAACAGCGCGATCGAAGGGATCGTGTAAATCAGGTTGGTAATACCCAATACCGGGAAGGAGAGCCGCGCGTGTTCGGAAATCAGGATACCAAAAAAGATACCGATCACTGCCGCCAAAAGAATGGAAACCAAAGAAATTTGTAGATGCTGCCAGATCAGTTCGGCAAAGAAATCCCATCTGGTCGCGTATAACTGGAATACTTCCGCAAACATTATTTGCCTT
Protein-coding regions in this window:
- a CDS encoding DUF4349 domain-containing protein, with the translated sequence MKKILTVFLCILICACVLLGACSAAPQSAADSAPQATSAPAGNKAEMMDGEEAAAEEAGTGDLGNLTNAALPDTNRKLTYSASFDISTKQYDSDYNKINAELGAAGGYIENESSTADVSYGSSASGRYTTMTMRVPVDKYNEFLDKLSGIGEVTGKQKNTEDFSDQYYDTQSRIELLEGQKARLMAHLANATSTEDIIALEQEITDVIYELDQLQGNMRRMDNLVDYATVSITLTELITPETIGSDGQPLGDRASEAFSLSMTGVGEFLENFAVGFMAALPAIILIAVIIAVVLLVLKLVRFLMGKYRTKHPKKAAAPPYYGQPYQPQQPYAPQHQQPAAPDEADNAQAGNTENKTGQN
- a CDS encoding 4Fe-4S binding protein, whose translation is MAGFTKGTIFTGATKYACVPGLNCYSCPGALASCPIGALQAVLGSRDYKFTFYIAGFLLATGALLGRLVCGWLCPFGLVQDLVFKIPFVKKLRALPGDKWLKFLKYGILVGFVILLPSLAVDIIGQGQPWFCEYICPSGTLMAGLPLVAANPGLQQAAGGLFVWKVSLLAGLIILSIAVYRPFCRYVCPLGAVYGLFNKVSLYRLQVDESKCTGCGACESACKLDIKVFENPNSAECIRCGACKKACPQGAIESTFETWIRAKKHSEGNET
- a CDS encoding CD1871A family CXXC motif-containing protein, whose amino-acid sequence is MKNKWWIVLAAAGIAFIVAGVMRGEAQVVFTKAVNICLECIGIG
- a CDS encoding TlpA family protein disulfide reductase, whose amino-acid sequence is MKRKMTIVLSVILAAVLLLAACGPHEVVVDTKEKTDGPVFGDFKAQDLAGNEVTQDVFSGHKLTMVNLWATYCKPCLQEMPDLGEINREYAGKGFQVVGIVTDAADQSGQVVQEQADLAKEIVSATGADYTQLIPSNAMILKKLKDVTMVPETVFVDEYGKQVGESVVGSRSKEEWTRIIDGLLDENGEA
- a CDS encoding winged helix-turn-helix domain-containing protein, producing the protein MRIMVDNLAVDIDNRSVSRGDEEITLTAKEYEVLKYLALHKDKIVSRAELLEHVWDCDYDCFSNVVDVYIRFLRAKIDDGHTKKLIKTFRRQGYSLTA
- a CDS encoding ATP-binding cassette domain-containing protein, producing the protein MTGSEMIAFQGAKKRYDEKYALDGLDLGIREGEFVTVVGGSGGGKTTMLKLINGLILPDEGSVSVYGEDTAHTDLIALRRAIGYVIQGGALFPHLNVRENIEYVPRLQKDRLSRERVLELLDMVALDEELCERNVNELSGGQQQRVGIARALAANPSLILMDEPFGAVDGITRRQLQDAISGVFEKTGTTIVFVTHDLREAVRLGTRLIILNEGKLVQDGSPQEVVDNPATDYVERLSEQLECG
- a CDS encoding glycine betaine ABC transporter substrate-binding protein → MKKWIALVLAICMLGVLGLTGCSGGSADTIKIATKPMTEQFILSEMLSALIEKDTGLKVEITKGIAGGTGNIHPAIVKGDFDLYPEYTGTAWSDILKNDPEKDADAMYAQLKEQYEQQFGLTWVGLYGFNNTFTLAVTKEFAGQNNIESFSDLAAIAPELTFGAEYDFYERADGYTPLTETYGLNFKDTKDIDIGMKYQAIGNGDVQVINAFTTDGMLNVYDLQTLKDDKGFFPSYYCGTIVRQDTLKAHPELSEVLMKMDGILTDEEMAELNYRVENNKEDEKDVAREFLEQKGLL
- a CDS encoding ABC transporter permease, whose amino-acid sequence is MFAEVFQLYATRWDFFAELIWQHLQISLVSILLAAVIGIFFGILISEHARLSFPVLGITNLIYTIPSIALFGFLIPATGIGDLTAVIALTIYGLLPMVRNTHTGIMNIPPAIIEAGRGMGSTNMQLLFRVKMPLALPVILAGARNMIVMTIALCGIASFVGAGGLGVAIYRGITTNNLAMTVAGSLLIAALALLADLVAGIFEKRVYKKINGGKTK